Within Aureibacillus halotolerans, the genomic segment TCAATATATGCGCTTTTCTCGGAAACGTTCCCTGCTTGATGGAACAATGCGTTCACCATAAACAAGAGCAGGCCTGCAGCCAGTACACTAAACACAACAAGGCGTCTCATTAACCCTTTTCGTCTCTTTACTAGACGTTGTTGCTTCTGTTTTTCTTGGTGTACATAGGCGGATTCTAAGTGGGTTATTTTCGGCTTTTTTAGTGCACTCACTTGCATTCCTCCTACTTTCGAAGTTTTTTAACTAGTTGTGTGATTGTATTCTTGAAGGACATGCATTTTCCTGCCACGACAACAAAATGCTGTCTAGTTTTTATCGGCAACAATCGCCATATCAACAGTAAACCC encodes:
- a CDS encoding FtsB family cell division protein, producing the protein MSALKKPKITHLESAYVHQEKQKQQRLVKRRKGLMRRLVVFSVLAAGLLLFMVNALFHQAGNVSEKSAYIEELQAQTDQLETQKQTLSEEVMNLQNEDYVLDVARRDYFYSKDDEIIFKRSSENPSY